One Drosophila kikkawai strain 14028-0561.14 chromosome 3L, DkikHiC1v2, whole genome shotgun sequence genomic window carries:
- the mRpL36 gene encoding large ribosomal subunit protein bL36m: MSLASRILQQSSRLWSGLSSARGFHMLVRPAAPVSAPIPSTQLMTGSAPIQQGSLGLLTPCSTLLQQVAGFKVKGRLKRRCKDCYIVVRQERGYVICPTHPRHKQMAMKKRDYKSWILTHATQSKERGF, encoded by the coding sequence ATGTCCCTGGCCAGCAGAATTTTGCAGCAAAGCTCCCGCCTTTGGAGTGGGCTGAGTTCGGCACGAGGTTTCCATATGCTCGTGCGGCCGGCGGCGCCTGTCAGCGCCCCCATACCAAGCACACAACTGATGACCGGCTCAGCTCCGATTCAGCAAGGATCATTGGGACTCCTGACCCCTTGCTCGACGCTGCTGCAGCAGGTGGCCGGGTTCAAAGTGAAGGGTCGTTTGAAGCGGCGCTGCAAGGACTGCTACATCGTGGTGCGGCAGGAGCGCGGTTATGTCATCTGTCCCACGCATCCGCGCCACAAGCAGATGGCGATGAAAAAGCGCGACTACAAGTCCTGGATCCTCACACATGCCACGCAGTCCAAGGAGCGGGGCTTTTAG
- the LOC108070570 gene encoding 2-aminoethanethiol dioxygenase, with translation MTTHFTNVLRQAFKTFDRANHASFNANLQHLRQMTDELTHRDLHLREELFRNVDVGVASRRAPCSYMHIFEDERFSMSLFIVRERSDIPLHDHPMMFGLLRCIWGQLLVQSYTQQVGSDEPIIYDPHPTVVKVNAEEPSLVTPDSPCAVLTPRRRNYHQITQTGNGGVAAFFDILSPPYDADMPVYGPRQCRFYSPRADGGQLQLQCIPSPTTYYCDVLETPESVLEAAFQCADEAYNAANASETQ, from the coding sequence ATGACGACGCACTTCACCAACGTGCTGCGGCAGGCTTTCAAGACGTTCGACCGGGCCAACCACGCCAGCTTCAATGCCAACCTGCAGCATCTGCGCCAGATGACGGACGAGCTGACCCACCGGGATCTGCACCTTCGCGAAGAGCTCTTCCGGAACGTGGATGTCGGCGTCGCCAGCCGACGGGCGCCATGCAGCTATATGCACATCTTCGAGGACGAGCGCTTCTCCATGAGCCTGTTCATCGTCCGGGAAAGAAGTGACATTCCGTTGCATGACCACCCCATGATGTTTGGCCTGCTGCGCTGCATCTGGGGCCAGCTGCTGGTGCAGAGCTACACGCAGCAGGTTGGATCAGACGAGCCCATTATCTACGATCCGCATCCCACGGTGGTCAAGGTGAATGCTGAAGAGCCCAGTCTGGTTACGCCGGACAGCCCATGCGCAGTTTTGACGCCCAGGAGGAGGAACTACCATCAGATCACCCAGACAGGCAACGGAGGAGTTGCCGCCTTCTTCGACATCCTCAGCCCGCCCTACGATGCGGATATGCCCGTGTACGGGCCACGCCAGTGCCGCTTTTACAGCCCCCGAGCGGACGGTGGCCAGCTGCAGCTTCAATGCATCCCCTCGCCGACCACCTACTACTGTGATGTGCTGGAGACGCCCGAGTCTGTGCTGGAGGCTGCGTTCCAGTGCGCCGACGAGGCCTACAACGCCGCAAATGCCAGCGAGACGCAGTGA
- the ldbr gene encoding lariat debranching enzyme has protein sequence MKIAVEGCAHGELERIYDTIAGIEKESGTKIDLLLCCGDFQSTRNLEDLQTMAVPKKYLDICTFYKYYSGERVAPVLTIFIGGNHEASNYLQELPYGGWVAPNIYYLGYAGVVNVNGVRIAGISGIFKGHDFLRGHHEFPPYSEATCRSVYHVRQLEVFRLKQLSGRVDVFLSHDWPAGIYEYGNKAQLLRRKPFFAADMESGQLGSRPLEELLKAIQPAYWFAAHLHCKFAALVPHNPCQKRQDDGAASSSSSSSSEDEDEEKAAPTPPPSKPVPVTKFLALDKCLPRRGFLQVVEIPSDPIEGNPRLQYDPEWLAILHSTNHLISVKENYYYLPGKKAGAITERFNFTPTEEELEAVTTKFQNLQVPENFERTVPAYDPEEQSNYKNMAVGQPKAQLNPQSNTFCAALGIDDPLCLAMLANGKDLPVAEATVQQLSKSYEEKMPQEEEDLGEPLITPTKRKLNLSLPAPTSREAIDLPDETAAEDEGEEEEAEVETEAPKEEEPAAVTASTPSLKKLKRRNQNIYQADEEE, from the exons ATGAAAATAGCGGTTGAAGGCTGTGCTCATGGCGAACTGGAGCGCATCTACGACACTATCGCAGGCATCGAGAAGGAGAGCGGCACCAAGATAGACCTGCTGCTATGCTGCGGCGATTTCCAGTCCACCCGGAATCTGGAGGATCTGCAGACCATGGCGGTGCCAAAGAAGTACCTGGATATTTGCACCTTCTACAA GTACTACAGCGGGGAGAGAGTGGCGCCGGTGCTGACAATTTTCATTGGCGGCAACCACGAAGCCTCCAACTACCTTCAAGAGCTGCCCTACGGCGGCTGGGTAGCACCCAACATCTATTACCTGGGTTACGCCGGTGTGGTTAACGTGAACGGTGTGCGCATTGCGGGCATAAGTGGCATTTTCAAAGGACATGACTTTCTGCGTGGCCACCACGAATTTCCGCCCTATTCGGAGGCCACATGCCGCAGTGTCTACCATGTGCGACAGCTTGAGGTGTTCCGGCTGAAGCAGCTGTCCGGGCGAGTGGACGTCTTCCTCTCCCACGACTGGCCCGCCGGCATCTATGAGTATGGCAACAAGGCGCAGCTCCTGCGGAGAAAACCCTTCTTTGCAGCGGACATGGAAAGTGGTCAGCTTGGCAGCCGTCCGTTGGAGGAGCTGCTGAAGGCGATACAGCCAGCCTACTGGTTCGCCGCTCATCTGCACTGCAAGTTTGCTGCTCTAGTGCCGCACAATCCCTGCCAGAAACGACAGGATGACggcgccgcctcctcctcctcctccagcagcAGTGAGGACGAAGATGAGGAGAAAGCTGCCCCCACTCCCCCACCGTCGAAACCTGTTCCTGTCACAAAATTCCTGGCTTTGGACAAGTGCCTACCGCGTCGTGGCTTCCTGCAGGTGGTAGAAATACCCAGTGACCCAATTGAGGGTAATCCCCGCCTGCAATATGACCCCGAATGGCTGGCCATTTTGCACAGCACCAACCATTTGATTTCTGTGAAGGAGAACTACTACTATTTGCCGGGAAAGAAGGCTGGAGCGATCACGGAGCGCTTTAACTTTACACCCACCGAAGAGGAGCTGGAAGCTGTGACGACGAAATTCCAGAATCTCCAGGTGCCGGAGAACTTTGAGCGAACTGTTCCAGCCTACGATCCCGAGGAGCAATCCAACTACAAAAACATGGCGGTGGGTCAACCAAAAGCCCAACTGAATCCACAGAGCAACACGTTTTGCGCAGCCCTCGGCATTGATGATCCCCTCTGCTTGGCTATGCTAGCCAATGGCAAGGATCTGCCAGTAGCTGAAGCTACGGTTCAGCAGCTTTCGAAGAGTTATGAGGAAAAGATGccacaggaggaggaggatcttGGCGAGCCCTTGATCACACCAACGAAAAGAAAATTGAACCTTTCCCTGCCGGCGCCGACGTCTAGAGAAGCAATTGATCTGCCGGATGAGACGGCGGCTGAGGAtgagggggaggaggaggaggctgaAGTAGAAACAGAAGCTCCAAAAGAAGAGGAACCAGCTGCGGTGACGGCGTCCACTCCATCTCTCAAGAAGCTGAAGCGACGCAACCAGAACATCTACCAAGCCGATGAAGAAGAATAA
- the Uba2 gene encoding SUMO-activating enzyme subunit 2 produces the protein MAAAIDGVLPSTLQELVKKSKVLVVGAGGIGCEVLKNLVLSGFTDIEIIDLDTIDLSNLNRQFLFHREHVGKSKARVARESALSFNPDAKITAYHDSVTSTDYGVNFYKKFDVVLSALDNRAARIHVNRMCLNADVPLIESGTAGYSGQVELIKRGLTQCYECTPKEKQRSFPGCTIRNTPSEPIHCIVWAKHLFNQLFGESLDDEDISPDAADPDAQDAAVSADSDGAGGDATPKELDKEAEEKPKDGKDDVTDNGNVVRINTRQWAKDCNYDAGTLFNKFFNEDINCLLLMGNLWLKRRAPVPVQWDTLLPEGKSDDNPEIAKQHHKVWSLEECASVFASALKELSASFLKLEGDDTLSWDKDDQPAMDFVAACANVRSYIFNIERKSRFEIKSMAGNIIPAIATTNAITAGISVLRAFNVLEAKWTQCITVYARLRLNPRNQFLVPDASLPGPNPDCSVCSKDPAITLKIDTKRMTIRDLRDEVLIKTLNMVKPDVEVPLTSTVLLSSEEGETDDIEGKLLSEMNIVDGVILKADDFFQNYELRIIISHFDAEREDNLFEVVAQAKQLQPKEEEQSKEKVEEKKEDSEKSAKKRSANGGGDAPDEGPSTSKRSKPADVDVVEDDDDDCLLIEEDEDEADTVAVATDKLSVQSPPKVGTKRKPSEVIEDNDEDITEIMDSSDEELAGPTKCKRTRLDESLSQPVEVINID, from the exons ATGGCTGCAGCTATCGATGGCGTTCTTCCGTCCACTTTGCAGGAGTTGGTGAAGAAGTCAAAAGTTCTAGTCGTGGGAGCCGGCGGAATCGGTTGCGAGGTGTTGAAAAACCTTGTGCTCAGCGGCTTCACAGATATTGAAATT ATTGACCTGGACACCATAGATTTAAGCAACCTCAATCGGCAGTTCCTGTTTCATCGCGAGCACGTGGGCAAGTCGAAGGCCCGTGTGGCAAGGGAGAGCGCCCTGAGCTTCAATCCGGATGCCAAAATAACCGCTTACCATGATAGTGTGACATC AACCGACTACGGAGTCAACTTCTACAAGAAGTTTGATGTGGTGCTCAGTGCTTTGGACAATCGGGCTGCCCGAATCCATGTAAATCGCATGTGTCTGAATGCCGACGTCCCTCTGATCGAGAGCGGCACCGCCGGCTACAGCGGACAGGTGGAGCTTATCAAACGCGGTCTCACGCAGTGCTATGAGTGCACGCCCAAAGAGAAGCAGCGTAGCTTTCCAGGCTGCACTATCCGCAATACGCCCTCGGAGCCGATTCACTGCATCGTCTGGGCCAAGCATCTGTTTAA tCAACTCTTTGGCGAGTCTCTGGATGATGAGGATATTTCGCCCGATGCAGCTGATCCAGATGCCCAGGATGCGGCAGTGAGTGCAGACAGTGATGGAGCTGGTGGAGATGCTACGCCAAAAGAGCTCGATAAGGAAGCCGAGGAGAAGCCCAAGGACGGCAAGGATGATGTTACGGACAATGGCAACGTTGTGCGCATTAACACCCGTCAGTGGGCCAAGGATTGCAATTATGATGCTGGCACCCTGTTCAATAAGTTCTTCAACGAGGACATCAACTGCTTGCTGCTAATGGGGAATCTCTGGCTGAAACGTAGGGCGCCCGTACCTGTACAATGGGATACACTGCTGCCCGAAGGCAAGTCCGATGACAACCCGGAGATTGCCAAGCAGCATCACAAGGTCTGGAGCCTTGAGGAGTGTGCATCCGTTTTTGCCAGTGCTCTCAAGGAGCTGAGTGCTAGTTTCCTTAAGCTGGAGGGTGATGATACCTTATCCTGGGACAAGGATGACCAGCCTGCCATGGACTTTGTGGCAGCATGCGCCAACGTGCGCTCATACATCTTCAATATTGAGCGCAAGTCACGCTTCGAGATCAAGTCGATGGCGGGCAATATCATTCCGGCTATAGCCACTACCAATGCAATCACTGCTGGCATTTCCGTTCTGCGCGCCTTCAACGTTTTGGAGGCCAAGTGGACTCAGTGCATTACCGTCTACGCACGCCTTAGGCTGAATCCGCGTAACCAGTTCCTGGTGCCAGATGCCTCCCTTCCGGGTCCCAATCCCGACTGCTCGGTGTGTTCCAAGGATCCGGCTATTACCCTGAAGATTGATACGAAGCGCATGACCATCCGGGACCTGCGCGACGAGGTTCTGATCAAGACGCTCAACATGGTGAAGCCTGATGTGGAGGTACCTCTAACTAGCACCGTTTTGCTCTCCTCGGAGGAAGGCGAGACCGATGACATCGAGGGCAAGCTCTTGAGCGAGATGAACATCGTTGATGGTGTGATCCTTAAGGCCGACGACTTCTTCCAGAACTACGAACTGAGGATTATAATCTCCCACTTCGATGCAGAGAGGGAGGATAACCTGTTCGAAGTGGTGGCACAGGCCAAACAACTGCAGCCCAAAGAAGAGGAGCAGAGCAAGGAAAAGGTGGAGGAGAAGAAGGAAGATTCAGAGAAATCTGCAAAGAAGCGTTCGGCCAATGGTGGGGGTGATGCCCCAGACGAGGGACCCTCGACATCCAAGCGTAGCAAGCCAGCCGATGTGGATGTGGttgaggacgacgacgacgactgccTGTTGATCGAAGAGGACGAGGATGAGGCAGACACAGTGGCAGTCGCCACAGACAAGCTATCGGTGCAGAGTCCACCAAAGGTCGGCACAAAACGCAAGCCCAGCGAGGTGATTGAAGATAACGATGAGGACATCACCGAGATTATGGATTCCTCCGACGAGGAGCTAGCGGGACCCACCAAGTGCAAGCGAACCCGTTTGGATGAGTCTCTGTCCCAACCCGTAGAAGTCATCAATATCGATTaa
- the msk gene encoding importin-7 — protein MEAQKLTELLRATIDPNPEQRKAAEDQLAQIHKIIGFVPTILQIVMQTTVEQPVRQAGAVYLKNLINSSWSDHEAKPGEPIPFSIHEQDRAMIRGAIVDAIVHAPELIRVQLSVCVNHIIKSDFPGRWPQVVDNISIYLQNQDVNGWNGALVTMYQLVKTYEYKRSEERTPLNEAMNLLLPMIYQLIVRLLAEQSEQSVLLQKQILKIYYALTQYSLPLDLITKEIFSQWMEICRQVADRDVPDSSHLDDDERTEFPYWKTKKWALHIMVRMFERYGSPQNVVSEKYQKFAEWYLPTFSQGVLEVLLKILDQYRNRVYVSPRVLTDVLNYLKNAVSHAYTWKLIKPHMVAVIQDVIFPIMSFTDSDQELWESDPYEYIRLKFDIFEDYATPVPAAQSLLHSICKKRKGVLPKAMATIMQIITSPNADNKQKDGALHMIGTLADVLLKKASYRDQVESMLTTYVFPEFQNPAGHMRARACWVLHYFCDVQIKNPQVLAEIMRLTTNALLTDKELPVKVEAAIGLQMFLSSQNDAPPYVEGQIKEITKELLTIIRETENEDLTNVMQKIVCTFTEQLLPVATEICQHLATTFSQVLESEEGSDEKAITAMSLLNTIETLLSVMEEHPDVLLNLHPIVINVVGHIFQHNITDFYEETFSLVYDLTAKAISPEMWQMLELIYQVFKKDGMDYFIDIMPALHNYVTVDTPAFLSNPNRLLAILDMCKTMLTSNPGEDPECHAAKLMEVIILQCKGQIDSVIHLFVELALSRLTREVQSSELRTMCLQVVIAALYYNPQLLLSILDKMSQQNNESISAHFIKQWLHDTDCFLGIHDRKLCVLGLCTLISLGDAKPQVLSEVAGKIVPALILLFDGLKRAYESRAQEEEEEEEEEDGDDCEEALSSDEDDMDEMAPDYLDKLAEFTKTKGDAAGFEIKAEIKDEDADSDDEAEESIGDLNETGLESFTTPIDDEENETAIDEYWTFKEVITALSAQDQAWYALLTSNLTPEQAKALQEVVVTADQRKAAKESKLIEKQGGFAFPQTAVPSSFKFGS, from the exons ATGGAGGCACAAAAACTCACGGAACTGTTGCGCGCAACTATTGATCCAAATCCGGAGCAGCGCAAGGCCGCCGAGGATCAACTGGCCCAG ATACACAAAATCATTGGATTTGTGCCCACCATACTGCAGATCGTAATGCAGACAACGGTGGAGCAGCCGGTGCGCCAGGCGGGAGCTGTCTACCTCAAGAACTTGATCAACAGCAGCTGGTCGGACCACGAGGCCAAGCCGGGCGAGCCGATACCCTTCTCCATACACGAGCAGGATCGGGCCATGATTCGCGGTGCCATTGTCGATGCCATCGTCCATGCTCCCGAGCTGATCAG GGTCCAGCTTTCCGTTTGCGTAAATCACATCATCAAGAGCGATTTCCCCGGACGGTGGCCACAGGTGGTGGACAACATTAGCATCTACTTGCAAAACCAGGATGTCAACGGCTGGAACGGAGCCCTGGTGACCATGTACCAGCTGGTCAAGACTTACGAGTATAAGCGCAGCGAGGAGCGAACGCCGCTGAACGAGGCCATGAACTTGCTGTTGCCCATGATCTACCAGCTGATAGTGCGCCTGCTGGCCGAGCAGTCGGAGCAATCGGTGCTGCTGCAAAAGCAAATCCTAAAGATCTACTATGCCCTAACGCAGTACAGCCTGCCGCTTGACCTTATCACCAAGGAGATCTTCTCCCAGTGGATGGAGATCTGCCGTCAGGTGGCCGATCGTGATGTGCCCGACAGCTCCCACCTCGATGACGACGAGCGAACGGAGTTCCCCTACTGGAAGACCAAGAAGTGGGCCCTTCACATTATGGTCCGCATGTTCGAGCG GTATGGAAGTCCCCAAAATGTGGTTAGTGAAAAGTACCAAAAATTCGCCGAGTGGTATCTGCCCACGTTCAGCCAGGGTGTCCTGGAGGTGCTGCTGAAGATCCTTGACCAGTACAGGAACCGGGTCTACGTTTCGCCGCGAGTCCTCACCGATGTTCTGAACTATCTGAAGAATGC TGTTAGCCACGCCTACACCTGGAAGCTCATCAAGCCCCATATGGTGGCCGTTATCCAGGATGTGATTTTTCCTATCATGTCGTTCACGGATTCCGACCAGGAGCTCTGGGAGAGCGATCCCTACGAGTACATTCGCCTGAAGTTTG ACATCTTTGAGGACTATGCCACACCAGTGCCGGCTGCCCAATCCCTGCTGCATTCCATCTGCAAGAAGCGCAAGGGTGTCCTGCCCAAGGCCATGGCCACAATTATGCAAATAATTACCTCACCGAATGCGGACAACAAGCAGAAGGACGGTGCCTTGCACATGATCGGAACACTGGCGGATGTGCTGCTGAAGAAGGCCTCGTACCGCGACCAAGTTGAATCCATGCTGACCACGTACGTGTTCCCGGAATTCCAGAATCCCGCCGGGCATATGCGGGCGCGTGCGTGTTGGGTGCTGCATTACTTCTGCGACGTGCAGATCAAGAATCCCCAGGTGCTGGCCGAGATCATGCGGCTGACCACCAATGCCCTGCTCACTGACAAGGAGCTGCCCGTTAAGGTGGAAGCCGCCATCGGTCTCCAGATGTTCCTATCGTCCCAGAACGATGCGCCTCCATACGTTGAAGGTCAAATCAAGGAGATCACCAAGGAGCTGCTCACCATCATACGCGAGACGGAGAACGAGGATCTGACGAATGTGATGCAAAAGATTGTGTGCACCTTCACCGAGCAGCTGTTGCCGGTGGCCACCGAGATCTGCCAGCATCTGGCCACCACCTTTAGCCAGGTTCTTGAATCCGAAGAGGGATCCGACGAGAAGGCCATCACGGCCATGAGCCTGCTCAATACAATCGAGACGCTGCTCAGTGTGATGGAGGAGCATCCCGATGTCCTACTAAACCTGCATCCGATCGTGATCAATGTGGTTGGACACATTTTCCAGCACAACATTACCG acTTTTATGAGGAAACCTTCTCATTGGTCTACGATCTAACGGCCAAGGCCATCTCCCCCGAGATGTGGCAAATGCTGGAGCTGATCTACCAGGTTTTCAAGAAGGATGGCATGGACTACTTCATTGATATTATGCCGGCGTTGCATAACTATGTGACAGTCGACACGCCAGCCTTCCTGTCCAATCCAAACAGGCTGTTGGCCATTCTCGACATGTGCAAGACG ATGCTCACTAGTAATCCTGGCGAAGATCCCGAGTGCCATGCCGCCAAGCTGATGGAAGTGATTATCCTGCAGTGCAAGGGCCAGATTGACTCCGTGATACACCTGTTCGTGGAACTGGCCCTGTCCCGCCTAACCCGCGAGGTGCAGTCCTCCGAGCTGCGCACCATGTGCCTGCAGGTGGTCATTGCGGCGCTCTACTACAATCCCCAGCTGCTGCTCTCCATTCTGGACAAGATGTCGCAGCAGAACAACGAATCGATTAGCGCACACTTTATCAAGCAGTGGCTCCACGACACGGACTGTTTCCTGGG CATTCATGATCGCAAGCTCTGCGTCCTGGGTCTGTGCACGCTCATTTCCCTGGGCGATGCCAAGCCGCAAGTGCTGAGCGAGGTGGCTGGAAAGATTGTGCCCGCCCTTATTTTGCTCTTCGATGGCTTGAAGCGCGCCTATGAATCCAGggcccaggaggaggaggaagaggaggaggaggaggatggcGATGACTGCGAGGAGGCTCTGTCTAGCGACGAGGATGACATGGACGAGATGGCGCCGGACTATCTGGACAAGTTGGCTGAATTCACCAAGACGAAAGGCGACGCTGCGGGCTTCGAAATCAAGGCCGAGATTAAGGACGAAGATGCGGACTCGGATGACGAGGCGGAGGAGTCAATTGGTGATCTGAACGAAACGGGCCTGGAGTCTTTCACAACGCCCATCGATGACGAGGAGAACGAGACGGCCATCGATGAGTACTGGACGTTTAAGGAAGTTATTACTG CACTTTCCGCACAGGACCAGGCCTGGTATGCGCTCCTCACCTCCAACCTCACACCCGAACAGGCCAAGGCGCTGCAAGAGGTGGTGGTGACCGCCGACCAACGCAAGGCTGCCAAGGAGTCAAAACTGATAGAGAAGCAGGGCGGCTTCGCCTTCCCACAGACCGCCGTGCCCTCGTCCTTTAAGTTCGGCTCGTAA
- the Cds gene encoding phosphatidate cytidylyltransferase, photoreceptor-specific isoform X1 — MTEVRRRKGEEEALEDSSAVAGSGSEAAKRNSAADSSDHVDSEEEKIPEEKFVEELAKNLPQGTDKTPELLDSALKDLPDRWKNWVIRGIFTWIMICGFALIIYGGPLALMITTLLVQVKCFQEIISIGYQVYRIHGLPWFRSLSWYFLLTSNYFFYGENLVDYFGVVINRVEYLKFLVTYHRFLSFALYIIGFVWFVLSLVKKYYIKQFSLFAWTHVSLLIVVTQSYLIIQNIFEGLIWFIVPVSMIVCNDVMAYVFGFFFGRTPLIKLSPKKTWEGFIGGGFATVVFGILFSYVLCNYQYFICPIQYSEELGRMTMSCVPSYLFTPQEYSLKLVSCLFTSYFKIIWIINVFYLLLFICFQFGIGKTLSLYPYIWHSISLSLFSSIIGPFGGFFASGFKRAFKIKDFGDMIPGHGGIMDRFDCQFLMATFVNVYISSFIRTPSPAKLLTQIYNLKPDQQYQIYQSLKDNLGDMLT, encoded by the exons ATGACCGAAGTGCGTCGCAGgaagggggaggaggaggcttTGGAGGATTCCTCCGCCGTTGCCGGATCCGGATCGGAGGCAGCCAAGCGCAACTCCGCCGCTGACTCCTCGGACCAT GTTGACTCCGAGGAGGAGAAGATTCCCGAGGAGAAGTTCGTGGAGGAGCTGGCCAAGAACCTGCCGCAGGGCACCGACAAGACACCCGAGCTACTGGACTCGGCCCTCAAGGATTTGCCCGATAG ATGGAAGAATTGGGTCATCCGCGGCATCTTCACATGGATTATGATCTGCGGCTTTGCACTGATCATCTACGGCGGTCCGCTGGCCCTGATGATCACG ACACTGTTGGTGCAGGTGAAGTGCTTTCAGGAGATCATATCGATTGGCTACCAGGTGTATCGGATTCATGGTCTGCCCTGGTTCCGCAGTCTGTCCTGGTACTTCCTTCTCACCTCCAACTACTTCTTTTACGGTGAAAATCTGGTGGACTACTTTGGCGTTGTCATCAATCGAGTG GAGTATCTCAAGTTCCTGGTGACCTATCACCGCTTCCTGTCCTTTGCCCTGTACATCATTGGCTTCGTTTGGTTCGTGTTGTCGCTGGTGAAAAAGTACTACATCAAGCAGTTCAGCCTGTTTGCCTGGACTCACGTCTCCCTGCTGATTGTCGTCACCCAAAGCTATCTCATCATCCAGAACATATTCGAGGGCCTTATTTGGTTCATCGTACCTGTCTCCATGATTGTGTGCAATGATGTCATGGCGTATGTGTTTGGGTTCTTCTTCGGCCGCACGCCCCTCATCAAGCTGAGCCCCAAGAAGACCTGGGAGGGCTTCATTGGGGGTGGCTTTGCCACCGTCGTCTTTGGCATTCTGTTTTCCTATGTGCTGTGCAACTACCAGTACTTCATCTGCCCCATCCAGTACTCGGAGGAATTGGGACGCATGACGATGTCCTGTGTGCCCAGCTATCTATTCACGCCACAGGAGTACAGCCTTAAACTGGTGAGTTGTCTTTTTActagttattttaaaattatttggattattaatgtattttatttattgttatttatttgttttcagtTTGGCATTGGTAAGACCCTAAGCCTCTACCCCTACATCTGGCACTCGATCTCGTTGAGCCTCTTCAGCTCCATTATTGGACCGTTTGGCGGCTTCTTTGCCTCTGGATTTAAGAGGGCATTCAAAATTAAG GACTTTGGAGACATGATTCCTGGACATGGCGGCATCATGGATCGCTTCGACTGCCAGTTTTTGATGGCCACCTTCGTCAACGTTTATATTTCCAGCTTCATCAGGACTCCTTCGCCGGCGAAGCTGTTGACGCAGATTTACAACCTAAAACCTGATCAACAATACCAAATTTATCAGTCGCTCAAGGACAACCTGGGCGACATGCTAACCTAA
- the Cds gene encoding phosphatidate cytidylyltransferase, photoreceptor-specific isoform X2: MTEVRRRKGEEEALEDSSAVAGSGSEAAKRNSAADSSDHVDSEEEKIPEEKFVEELAKNLPQGTDKTPELLDSALKDLPDRWKNWVIRGIFTWIMICGFALIIYGGPLALMITTLLVQVKCFQEIISIGYQVYRIHGLPWFRSLSWYFLLTSNYFFYGENLVDYFGVVINRVEYLKFLVTYHRFLSFALYIIGFVWFVLSLVKKYYIKQFSLFAWTHVSLLIVVTQSYLIIQNIFEGLIWFIVPVSMIVCNDVMAYVFGFFFGRTPLIKLSPKKTWEGFIGGGFATVVFGILFSYVLCNYQYFICPIQYSEELGRMTMSCVPSYLFTPQEYSLKLFGIGKTLSLYPYIWHSISLSLFSSIIGPFGGFFASGFKRAFKIKDFGDMIPGHGGIMDRFDCQFLMATFVNVYISSFIRTPSPAKLLTQIYNLKPDQQYQIYQSLKDNLGDMLT, translated from the exons ATGACCGAAGTGCGTCGCAGgaagggggaggaggaggcttTGGAGGATTCCTCCGCCGTTGCCGGATCCGGATCGGAGGCAGCCAAGCGCAACTCCGCCGCTGACTCCTCGGACCAT GTTGACTCCGAGGAGGAGAAGATTCCCGAGGAGAAGTTCGTGGAGGAGCTGGCCAAGAACCTGCCGCAGGGCACCGACAAGACACCCGAGCTACTGGACTCGGCCCTCAAGGATTTGCCCGATAG ATGGAAGAATTGGGTCATCCGCGGCATCTTCACATGGATTATGATCTGCGGCTTTGCACTGATCATCTACGGCGGTCCGCTGGCCCTGATGATCACG ACACTGTTGGTGCAGGTGAAGTGCTTTCAGGAGATCATATCGATTGGCTACCAGGTGTATCGGATTCATGGTCTGCCCTGGTTCCGCAGTCTGTCCTGGTACTTCCTTCTCACCTCCAACTACTTCTTTTACGGTGAAAATCTGGTGGACTACTTTGGCGTTGTCATCAATCGAGTG GAGTATCTCAAGTTCCTGGTGACCTATCACCGCTTCCTGTCCTTTGCCCTGTACATCATTGGCTTCGTTTGGTTCGTGTTGTCGCTGGTGAAAAAGTACTACATCAAGCAGTTCAGCCTGTTTGCCTGGACTCACGTCTCCCTGCTGATTGTCGTCACCCAAAGCTATCTCATCATCCAGAACATATTCGAGGGCCTTATTTGGTTCATCGTACCTGTCTCCATGATTGTGTGCAATGATGTCATGGCGTATGTGTTTGGGTTCTTCTTCGGCCGCACGCCCCTCATCAAGCTGAGCCCCAAGAAGACCTGGGAGGGCTTCATTGGGGGTGGCTTTGCCACCGTCGTCTTTGGCATTCTGTTTTCCTATGTGCTGTGCAACTACCAGTACTTCATCTGCCCCATCCAGTACTCGGAGGAATTGGGACGCATGACGATGTCCTGTGTGCCCAGCTATCTATTCACGCCACAGGAGTACAGCCTTAAACTG tTTGGCATTGGTAAGACCCTAAGCCTCTACCCCTACATCTGGCACTCGATCTCGTTGAGCCTCTTCAGCTCCATTATTGGACCGTTTGGCGGCTTCTTTGCCTCTGGATTTAAGAGGGCATTCAAAATTAAG GACTTTGGAGACATGATTCCTGGACATGGCGGCATCATGGATCGCTTCGACTGCCAGTTTTTGATGGCCACCTTCGTCAACGTTTATATTTCCAGCTTCATCAGGACTCCTTCGCCGGCGAAGCTGTTGACGCAGATTTACAACCTAAAACCTGATCAACAATACCAAATTTATCAGTCGCTCAAGGACAACCTGGGCGACATGCTAACCTAA